The following coding sequences lie in one Litoribacterium kuwaitense genomic window:
- a CDS encoding DUF4097 family beta strand repeat-containing protein, with translation MGSLSFLWAFIVILIVGFGSVVVFQSRKKMNETVGVEEEKEVSATHIRNVDIRMPNASIRIVPGDTDQMRIKLVGKVADYQQDDFQVEERQGTLSVKFNKKLKRRFKWFGHSGDTLALTVYFPEKQFDSIHVSNANGKLEAEQLRVNELKAVTTNGKVVIRETKAATVHMKLANGKLVLDHVEGALTGETANGSILLTTSSLDHPIQFTTNNGAIDIQTKKIPTNATIHARVVNGKVNVFGESGRSHVYGAGEHQINISTVNGVVKMSEY, from the coding sequence ATGGGAAGTTTATCTTTTTTATGGGCTTTTATTGTCATCTTAATTGTAGGTTTTGGAAGTGTCGTCGTGTTTCAATCACGCAAAAAAATGAACGAGACCGTGGGTGTGGAGGAAGAGAAAGAGGTCAGCGCCACGCATATTAGAAATGTCGATATTCGAATGCCAAATGCGAGTATCCGCATCGTTCCTGGAGATACCGATCAGATGAGGATCAAGCTAGTCGGGAAAGTGGCTGACTACCAGCAAGACGATTTTCAGGTTGAAGAGCGACAGGGAACGTTGTCTGTGAAATTCAATAAGAAGCTGAAGCGACGATTCAAATGGTTTGGTCACTCTGGTGATACTTTAGCATTGACGGTCTATTTCCCGGAGAAACAGTTTGATTCCATTCATGTGAGTAATGCCAATGGAAAGCTCGAGGCAGAGCAATTGAGGGTCAACGAGCTAAAAGCCGTGACGACCAATGGAAAGGTGGTCATTAGAGAAACAAAAGCAGCCACCGTACATATGAAATTAGCGAACGGCAAACTTGTTCTCGATCATGTCGAAGGTGCATTGACCGGAGAGACAGCCAACGGAAGTATTTTATTAACGACCAGCTCTCTCGATCATCCCATTCAGTTTACGACGAATAACGGCGCAATCGATATTCAAACGAAAAAAATACCAACAAATGCCACTATTCATGCGCGGGTTGTGAACGGAAAGGTCAATGTGTTTGGTGAGTCAGGGAGGAGTCACGTCTATGGAGCGGGTGAGCATCAGATCAACATTTCGACGGTCAATGGAGTCGTTAAAATGTCGGAATATTAG